Proteins encoded by one window of Arachis ipaensis cultivar K30076 chromosome B04, Araip1.1, whole genome shotgun sequence:
- the LOC107639085 gene encoding uncharacterized protein LOC107639085 isoform X2, translating to MIVIERNFHSRLCIHSQLWQRCQLWLEKIGAIEPFSGNIATCWNNIKEEEALERYKLISGNTVLFPELQVYGANTENDWLAASPDGVLDRKLFELSSHGVLEIKCPYLNGDMSKAFPWSRIPIRYIPQAQGLMEILGRDWMDFYVWTPNGSSLFRLHRDAEYWNVMEMALSDFWWKHVHPARELYSRKVITDPLFELRSFRPARRHELCSHIISESIRIANSSKLLMREIRGILQPDDSHG from the exons ATGATTGTTATTGAGAGAAACTTCCACTCAAGACTCTGCATCCACTCCCAGCTTTG GCAAAGGTGCCAGTTGTGGCTAGAGAAGATAGGTGCTATTGAACCATTCTCAGGAAACATCGCTACCTGTTGGAACAATATCAAAGAGGAGGAAGCACTTGAAAGATACAAGCTGATAAGTGGCAATACTGTATTGTTTCCTGAACTTCAGGTGTATGGTGCTAACACTGAAAATGACTGGCTAGCTGCTTCGCCAGATGGTGTACTTGACAGAAAGCTATTTGAGTTGTCTTCTCATGGGGTTCTAGAGATAAAGTGTCCGTATCTCAATGGAGACATGAGTAAAGCCTTCCCTTGGTCTCGAATTCCAATTCGCTATATTCCTCAAGCTCAGGGATTAATGGAGATTCTAGGGAGGGATTGGATGGATTTTTATGTATGGACTCCTAATGGCAGTAGTTTGTTCAGGTTACATCGTGATGCTGAGTACTGGAATGTGATGGAAATGGCACTATCTGATTTCTGGTGGAAACATGTCCATCCAGCAAGGGAGTTGTATAGTAGGAAAGTTATAACAGACCCTCTTTTTGAATTAAGATCATTTAGACCAGCTCGGAGGCATGAGTTATGCAGTCATATCATTTCTGAAAGCATACGGATTGCTAATAGTTCGAAGTTATTAATGCGGGAAATACGTGGAATATTGCAACCAGATGACTCCCACGGTTAG
- the LOC107639085 gene encoding uncharacterized protein LOC107639085 isoform X1, with protein MIVIERNFHSRLCIHSQLCCEVASSFSHIVRLHCMHKIRCYMGSLDACLGNKKNISSNSLVSVIVGSNSYSRAPNNNFRSLSIVGAMSKYESVETHSFLQAPSLQHRFKNWQTLRKHKLTASTFAAAIGFWRRQRCQLWLEKIGAIEPFSGNIATCWNNIKEEEALERYKLISGNTVLFPELQVYGANTENDWLAASPDGVLDRKLFELSSHGVLEIKCPYLNGDMSKAFPWSRIPIRYIPQAQGLMEILGRDWMDFYVWTPNGSSLFRLHRDAEYWNVMEMALSDFWWKHVHPARELYSRKVITDPLFELRSFRPARRHELCSHIISESIRIANSSKLLMREIRGILQPDDSHG; from the exons ATGATTGTTATTGAGAGAAACTTCCACTCAAGACTCTGCATCCACTCCCAGCTTTG TTGTGAAGTTGCTTCATCATTCTCTCACATTGTTCGACTGCATTGCATGCACAAAATTCGATGTTATATGGGTTCTCTTGATGCATGTCTGGGTAATAAGAAAAACATTAGTAGCAATTCCTTAGTATCGGTTATTGTAGGATCTAATTCCTATAGCCGTGCTCCTAATAACAACTTTAGAAGTTTGAGCATAGTTGGTGCCATGTCAAAATACGAATCTGTCGAAACTCATTCTTTCCTTCAAGCACCGAGTCTTCAACACCGGTTTAAAAACTGGCAAACACTTAGAAAACACAAACTGACAGCTAGCACTTTTGCTGCTGCTATTGGATTTTGGCGTAGGCAAAGGTGCCAGTTGTGGCTAGAGAAGATAGGTGCTATTGAACCATTCTCAGGAAACATCGCTACCTGTTGGAACAATATCAAAGAGGAGGAAGCACTTGAAAGATACAAGCTGATAAGTGGCAATACTGTATTGTTTCCTGAACTTCAGGTGTATGGTGCTAACACTGAAAATGACTGGCTAGCTGCTTCGCCAGATGGTGTACTTGACAGAAAGCTATTTGAGTTGTCTTCTCATGGGGTTCTAGAGATAAAGTGTCCGTATCTCAATGGAGACATGAGTAAAGCCTTCCCTTGGTCTCGAATTCCAATTCGCTATATTCCTCAAGCTCAGGGATTAATGGAGATTCTAGGGAGGGATTGGATGGATTTTTATGTATGGACTCCTAATGGCAGTAGTTTGTTCAGGTTACATCGTGATGCTGAGTACTGGAATGTGATGGAAATGGCACTATCTGATTTCTGGTGGAAACATGTCCATCCAGCAAGGGAGTTGTATAGTAGGAAAGTTATAACAGACCCTCTTTTTGAATTAAGATCATTTAGACCAGCTCGGAGGCATGAGTTATGCAGTCATATCATTTCTGAAAGCATACGGATTGCTAATAGTTCGAAGTTATTAATGCGGGAAATACGTGGAATATTGCAACCAGATGACTCCCACGGTTAG